From a single Scylla paramamosain isolate STU-SP2022 chromosome 28, ASM3559412v1, whole genome shotgun sequence genomic region:
- the LOC135114858 gene encoding uncharacterized protein LOC135114858 — MHFWIDKRSACGQRGAQFVGSPCLYRPKARHYPMVTPVHRFQRIESVQAEGRRGGEAGRGRAGRGRRLGSSRPSTDEDEEESVRVPLGETAAPEEACLTRLSVPSTRHARRTSANSSVYSRVPDNFNLFRMGGINWCVWAAFIVVTMLLVPAHLYLKNFHYRGELVGIIFVVILLFLVCFSVSLFHTKTRAILLHRLNLEDDARGCALDQSSASPARRRPLFPTPTLAHRRLVRHLPCPPVRMSMSTPDLVDGHALARDRMARSHSQASRGVSYGILRPHDTNEHRLETPLASDATTDPPPYHVAILLPAPTHASSPRECETPPPAYDVVQ; from the exons ATGCACTTCTGGATCGACAAGCGGAGCGCGTGCGGCCAGCGGGGTGCTCAGTTCGTCGGGTCCCCGTGTCTCTACCGCCCAAAAGCTCGCCACTACCCCATGGTTACCCCAGTGCACAG GTTCCAACGCATCGAATCCGTACAGGCGGAGGGGCGGCGTGGTGGCGAGGCAGGGCGTGGCCGAGCAGGACGGGGACGGCGGCTCGGTTCCTCCCGCCCATCAACtgacgaggatgaggaggagagtgttCGCGTGCCCCTTGGGGAGACAGCGGCCCCAGAGGAGGCATGCCTGACCCGCCTAAGCGTGCCCTCCACTCGCCATGCCCGCAGGACCTCCGCCAACTCGTCGGTGTACTCTCGTGTCCCCGATAACTTCAATCTATTCCGAATGGGTGGCATCAACTGGTGCGTGTGGGCTGCATTCATCGTTGTCACCATGCTGCTGGTACCCGCCCACCTCTATCTAAAAAACTTCCATTACCGCGGCGAGTTGGTGGGCATCATTTTCGTGGTCATCTTGCTGTTCCTCGTCTGCTTCTCAGTGTCGCTCTTTCACACTAAGACACGCGCTATCTTACTCCATCGCCTCAATCTGGAAGACGATGCCCGCGGCTGCGCCCTTGACCAAAGCAGCGCCTCCCCTGCTCGTCGCCGCCCGCTGTTCCCCACGCCCACCCTGGCTCACCGCCGGCTGGTGCGCCATCTCCCATGTCCCCCTGTCCGCATGTCCATGTCCACCCCTGATCTGGTAGACGGCCACGCCCTTGCCAGGGACAGAATGGCACGATCCCACTCCCAGGCATCGCGCGGCGTCAGTTACGGCATCTTGAGGCCCCACGACACCAACGAGCACCGCCTGGAGACGCCTCTCGCCTCTGACGCCACCACTGACCCGCCGCCCTACCACGTGGCCATCCTGTTACCAGCGCCCACTCATGCTTCCTCGCCCAGGGAGTGCGAGACGCCCCCGCCTGCCTACGACGTGGTGCAGTGA